In the Aggregatilinea lenta genome, GTATCTACCCTGTGGAGGAAGAACGTATGACCAACGCGGCTTCATTGAGCTTGCCATCCAGCCCGCTGCTATCGGGGCTGTCGGAGTCTGATGTGGAACTGCTGCGCCAGATGCTGCGCCCCGTGACGGTGGCCAAAGGCGAGGCGGTTTACCGCGCGGGCGAGCCGCTCAGCACTCTGTACATCGTCCAATCGGGACAGGTGAACGTCCTGCTGAAGTGCCAGACGGGAGAGACTGAAGACACGGTGGTTCGCACGGCCAATCCGTGCGATCTGCTGGGCGAGCTGCCGTCGATGGCGGAAGACGCCCCGCGCGCCACCGCGACTGCGCAGGCCGTCAAAGACAGCACTCTGCTGGCCCTCAGCCGCGAGTCGATCGGGGCCTACCTGCAAAGCCAGGTCGAGTCGCTGCTGCGCGTGCTGCGCACGTTGGACGCGGGCGCACAGCAGATCGCGGACGAAGCGCCCGCCCCGGTGGCCAACAACATCCAGCGGCTGGCGAACGTGATGTTGTTCCTGGCCGAGCGCGACGGGCGGATCGATTCCGGGCTGGTGACGTCCGCGCTGCGGATCAAGGACGTAGCGATGTCGATCGGCGCGAGCGAGGAGTGGGTCGCCGGCGTGCTGCACGACTGGAGCTGCCAGGGGATCATCGGCCTGACGGGAGGACGCCGCTTCTTGCTGCACGACGTCAACGCGCTCAAAGCGCTGGCGAATCGCGAAGACTAGGCGCGCCGCCCAACCGGGCAGCGCCATCCTGCACGAAAAAACGCGGCCTCGGTTGGTGAGGCCGCGTCGTCTATTGAACAAACACGCGCGTTATGCTGACGTGCCGCTAGCGCGGCTCGACAACCATGCGGACCGCTGTCCGTTCCTGGTCGTCAATCATAACCTCGGTGAAAAACGGTATCACGATGACGTCGATCTGATCTTCGGCCAGATAGCCCCGCGCGATGGCGACGGCCTTCACAGCCTGGTTGACGGCCCCCGCACCGATGGCCTGCACCTCGGCGCGTTGGTGCTCGCGGACAACCCCGGCAATGGCACCGGCCACCGCCGTCGAACGGGAGCGAGCAGAGACTTTAATGATATCGACCGGTTCGTGCCCGTCAGAGGCAATCTCCGCAGGAGCCAGTCTTGATGGATACGATGGTTGCATGGTAGCCCCTTCTGGATCTAACTCAATCCCTAAAAATGAAGGCGTGCAAAGAAGTGTGTAGAGCATCTTTAGATAATCATTGTACTCTATTTCACTTACCAATCCAATCATTTGTCATTGAAGTATTTTTACTACTGTGTATTAAACAGGCAGTTTTACTTTGCCCGCAATTAAGTATATTTATATGATAAAATACTCATATATTCGCTGACTTCATCCGCTTGTGTACTTCAAAGTTAAATCTGTAGCGGCCTCTGACAGGTCACACAAGTCAGGACTGCACTTTTGCGCGAACATCTGTTATACTGAGGGGATGTGCCCCAAATCGATTTGAGGCCGAGGAACTTACGATTCCTTTACAGATTTAAATGGCCCATTTCGTTAAGGAATGATAATGTAGCCTTAACGAACGAAGTTTATCTCATTGAAGCCGAGGGTACTAGATCTTATGGCAGCCATCATCGACACCAACCGCTACGAAGGCACCGTCAAAGCCTACAGTACCGCCGAAGGTACTGGTATAATCGAGATGCTTGACGGACGCGAGGCCACCGTTCGTTACTCCTCCATCCGTGGAGAAGGTGTTAGAAGATTACATAGAGGCGCGCCGGTCACCTTCCAACTGCAAGAAACGCGCCGTGGGTTATATGCTGTGTGTGTGCAGCAGGACTGACGCTCTGCTGCAGCTCGCCACTTCAGTTTAACCTTACCACGCTGCATCAATACCCCTTCGTAATCTGCCTCGCGCGGCGTTATTGCACGCCGCATGAACGTCCGTCTCTGCTGCATTGACTCTTCGCGGCTCCGGCCAGGATGCCGCTTGGGTGTTGTCAACTATCGTCAACGAATCAGGGACGCCTCGCGGCCCCCTAGAGGAGCTTATATATGAGCGATAAGCCCCTGCCACTACGGATCATTCCGTTAGGTGGCTTAGGCGAGATCGGTAAGAACATGACGTTGTTCGAGTACGACAATGAGGGAATCATCGTCGATACCGGAATCATGTTCCCCGAAAACGACATGTTGGGCATCGACTACATCATCCCCGACTTCCGCTACATCGCCGACCGGCTGGACGACGACCTCACCATCCACGGCATCGTGATCACGCACGGGCACGAGGACCACATCGGCGCGATCGGGCATGTGCTTGATGCGATCAACGCCCCGGTCTACGCCACACCGCTGACCGGCGGGCTGCTCGAAGTCAAGATGGTCCAGGCCGGGCACGACCACGCGGTCCTGAACGTCTTCCAGGCGGGGGACGTGCTGGAACTGGGGCCGTTCCTGGTCGAGACGTTTCACGTCTGCCACAGCATCCCGGACTCGGTCGGGCTGGGCATCGACACGCCCGTCGGACTGGTGGTGCACTCCGGCGACTTCAAGTTCGACCACACGCCTGTGGACGGCTGGCCGCCCGACTACGCCAAGCTCGCGGAGTTTTCCAAACGCGGTGTGCTGGCGCTGATGTCGGACAGCACCAACGCCGACCGTCCCGGCTGGACGCCCTCCGAAGCGACCATCGACGCCGGGTTTGACAAGGTGTTCCACGACGCCAAAGGCCGGATCATCGTGGCGACCTTCGCCTCGCTGATCTCGCGCATCCAGCAGGTGGCCGATGCCGCGCAGCGCTACGGACGCAAGATGGCCGTCGCCGGGTACAGCATGACCGAGTACATCAAGGTCGCCTCGCGGCTGGGTTACCTGAACCTGCCCAAAGACATCCTGATCAACATCGAGCAGGCCAAGAAGCTGCCCCCGCGTGAGGTCGTAATGATGGTCACAGGCTCGCAGGGCGAGCCGTCGGCGGTGCTCGGACGGCTCGCGAACGGCAACCAGCGCCAGTTCGATCTCATCCCCGGCGACACGGTGATCATGTCCGCCCACCCCATCCCTGGCAACGAGGAGCTGGTGCAGCGCACGATCAACAAGCTGATCCAGCGCGGCGCGAACGTGATCTACGACGCCATCGCGCCGGTGCATGTTTCCGGGCACGCCAGCCAGGAAGAGCTGAAGCTGCTGATCAACCTGATCCGGCCCAAGTTCTTCATCCCGGTGCACGGCGAGCTGCGCCACCTGCACCGCCACGCGGAGATCGCGCAAGAGCTGGGCATCCCCGCCGAAAACACGTGCGTGGTCGAGAACGGGACGGAGATCCTGCTGACGGCGGATCGCATGTCGGCAGGCGAGCGCATCCCCGGCGGCTACGTCTTCGTGGACGGCTCCGGAGTGGGCGACATCGGCCCGATCGTCCTGCGCGACCGCGAGACGCTGGGCCGCGATGGCTTCCTGATCGCCATCGTGTTGATCGACAAGGACACCGGCCAACTGGTCGAAGCGCCGGAGATCATCTCACGCGGGTTCGTGTTCCTGCGCGACGCCTCCGAGCTGATCGAGAGCACGCAGCGGCTGATCGAGGAGATCGTGGACACGCACAAACGCGGCAGCCTGCTGTCGAATGACATTCAGGATACGCTGTCGAAGATGTTCTACAATCAAACCAAGCGCCGCCCGATGGTGTTCGCGTACGTGCGCGAGGTGTAAAGCAGACTCGCCCCCAGCCCCTCTCCAATCAAGTTGGAGAGGGGAAAAAACCTGTTGAACGGGATGGTGTAGGGGCGTAGTGCAATACGCCCCTACGGTGTTTTTGGCTCGGCGCACATCGCAGCGCACACGGTATAGTCCCGATTCCAATCGCGTAACCGCCTGCCACCAGGTTTCCACGCCAGCGGTGCGGCTTACCCCTGTGGTCCCATTGCGCGGCCTGAGCCATGTTGCATAATAGGGGCGAATGGCTATACACTAAGCCGCGCACGTGGCGGACGGCTGTGAAGTGGTCCCGCCCGTCCTGCTGCGATCCGTTCGCTTACCAGGGAAGGACCCATCGTGCGCTTACTTCAAGCTCACCGGTACCGTACCATTCAGCTGCTTCTGCTGGCGGTCGCCTTGATGATCGTGAGCGCAGCGTGCGCCGGGGACGACGCGCCCGCTAGCTCCGACACCGCCAATGCCGCACCGCCGGACGTGAACGTCTCCGACGAGACGGGCAGCGACAGTGCCGCCGCCGCGCAGGCCGTCACGCCCACTACCGATCCGGTGATGGCCACCGTCAACGGCACGCCGATCCTGGTCGCCGACTTCGAAATCGAACGCGACCGCCGCTCGATGGGCATGGCGATCGAACCGGCCACTGCCGACGCCTTCGACCAGTCCGTGTTGCAAAGCATGATCGATCAGGTGCTGATCGATCAGTACGCTGCGCAGCAGGGCATCGAGGTCACCGACGAGGACGTGGACGCCGAGCTGGCGATCCAGGAGCAGATCGCGCAGCAGAACGACCAGACGCTCGAAGATCTCGTCGCGGCGCAGATGTACACGGTGGAAGAATACCGCGAGGCGATCCGCGACATGCTGCTGTGGGGGCGGGTCAGCGAAGCCGTCACTGCCGACGTGTCGCCCACCTCGACGCAGGTCCACGCGCGGCATATTCTGGTGGCCGACGAAGCCACCGCGCGCGCGATCATCGATCAACTGAACCAGGGCGCAGACTTCGCGCAGCTCGCGCTCCAGTATTCGCTCGACAGCTCGACCGCCGCCAGCGGGGGAGACCTCGCCTGGGTGAGCCTGGGTGACCTGCTCCAGCCGGAAGTCGAAAACGCGATTTTTGCGCTGCCCGCGGGTACGCTGTCCCAGGAACCCGTTCAGAGCAGCCTGGGCTATCACGTGGTGCAGACGCTGGAAGTCGTCGAAGATCGCCCGCTCGATCAGGCCGCGCTGGCCCGCAAGAAAGAGCAGGCGTTTTTGGACTGGCTGGACGCCCAGCGCAGCGCGGCAATCATCGAGCAGCACAGCGGCAGTGTTACCGGCAGCTAAGCACTGCCTGGGGGGAGAAGAAGCCGAATGGGCACGGGGAGCAACCTCCTCTTTAACATCATTTCGCTTGTGTTCACAGCGCTGACGGTCATCGTGCTGCTGCTGGTGATCGGCGTGGCATCAGACGCCATGACGCCACCATTCTTCGCGCCTGAAGCGACGTCCGTGCCGCCCACGTCGGTGCTGGACCTCGGCATCACGCCGACGCGCCCGTTCATCCCCACCTTCACGCCGTCCAGCACACCGGATGTGTCCAACACGCCGACCGAAACGCCGGAACCGAGCGCCACCAACACCGAGCTGCCCACGGCGACCGTGACCAACACGTCTGCGCCAGCGCCCACATTTACGCCGATTCCGAGCGAAACGCCCGCCGAGGCCGCAGTCGCGCAGGTGCCCACCGAAAACTCTACGCCGCTGCCGCCCGCGTCTGAACCGAGCGCCACGCCCACCGATTCGCCGTACCGCTTCATGCTCCAGCCCGGCACGCCCAACGTGCGCGAGAACTTCGCCAACAGCCAGGGATGCGGCTGGCAGGGCGTCGGCGGGCAGGTGGTGGACCAGAGCGGCGACCCGGTGATCGGCGTGCAAGTGCGCGTTTTGGACGCAGCGGGTAACGCGCAGTACACGATCAGCGGGACCAACAGCGCGTATGGGCCGTCCGGCTGGGAAATCGCGCTGGGGGCGCAGCCCGCCGCGGCCACCTATCAGGTGCAGTTGTGGTCCGCCAACCAGGGCGAGATGTCGCCCAGCGTGGAGATCGCCTTCGCCGGGACGTGCGACCAGAACCTGGCGCTGGTGAACTTCGTGCGGACGCGCTAACTGTCCGGCGGATCGCGGCGCGATCCGGCACATGACTTGAGCACACGGGGGCGTATGCGACGATACGCCCCGCATTGTTTCTGTGAGGGGTTTAGCGGGGAGACTATGCGGCAGCGGCGCTCAACGGTTCTGCTCGATCTGATCACGGTCGCCTTCCTGGCGGGTACGATCGCGGTGGTTGCGTTCGTGGTGCTGGTGATGAACGATCCGCAGAGTGCCGTGAATCCCTTCCCGCCACCGACCATCCCCACGGTCGCGTTCCTGCCAACCTTCACGCCCACCGCCACGCCGAGTATTACGCCAAGCGCCAGCGTCACGCCGCTGCCGAGCGATACCCCGACGCCCAGCATCACGCCGACGCCGTCCGACACGCCCACCCCTACACCGACCGAAACCGTCTCTCCCACGCCGGTCCTGTCCGGCGCGACGCCCTTCGGCCCGCAGAGCACGTCCACGCCCGGCACACTGTCGCCCGCCAGCCTGCCGCTGGATGATGGCAGCGGCAATACGGTGGACGGCGAGCCAGTGCGCACACCGATCCCGCAGCCGACCCGCTCCGAGTTCCCGTTCACCGCGTCGGAGGTGCGCTACGAGGCCAACGCCAACGACGACGGCTGCGCGTGGCTCAGCGTGGCCGGGTCGGTCAGCGATCTGGTGGGCGATCCGCTGCCGGGGCTGGCCGTGCAGATCCAGGGGACAGACTTCAATCAGGTGCAGTTTGCGGGGAACGCGTCCGAGTGGGGGCTGGCGGGGTTCGAGTTCAAGGTGGGCACGACGCCGGAATCTGGCGAGTACACGCTGCAACTGCTCGGCGCGACGGGCGCGGCAGTCTCCGACGCGGTCACGGTCGAGACGGGCGACTCGTGCACCACGAACGTCGCGGTGGTGGAGTTCGTGCAGAATCACGCGTATTAAGGCGGGCACGATAAACAACGTAGGGGCGTATTGCGATACGCCCCGCGTTGTAAACGTCATTTGCAGGTTACAGCGTACGTCAGCCTTCGCAGGGGCGGAGCAAGCGCCGCCCGTTTTAATAAGCGGCAGGTTAGGAAACCTGCCCCTACAAAAAGGCTCTTCGCACTTTGTGTAGAAAGCTCAGGTAGTTCGTTACTTGAGCGATAGTGTTTGCCGAGCCATCAGGAATGACATACTTTGACAACATCTCGTAAATGCTGGGTGATATGATCGATCACAATTTCTAGATGTTCCTCTGAAGTGTAATCTCTTGAACCTTTTTTGTATGGAATTAAAACAATTTTGGGATTCAAAATGTTATCTTGAATAGTCCTTTGCGAGGTTTCTAAGCGTTCCATGACCGCTCCTACTGAGTAGGATTTCATGGCATCCACACCAGCCTGGTTAAGATCACTTAGTTTTCCCTTTAGGGGTGTTGGCTTAATATCCATCGAGAGATCGCTTACATTTCGAGCAAAACTCTCATGCCAAAATGTCAGGTGAGATAAAACATCTTTTGCTGTCCAAACTTCATAAACCATAATGTCCGGGTCAGGGATATTTTTGTAAATATTAAGTAAATGTTCAATCACATCATTCAATCGTTCCAAGAGTAATCGTCTTTCCTCAGTCACCACCGACATGATGATCCTTCCTCGTCAAGCGTTTACTGAAGCTATAGTATACCTTTCTAGGTGAACTGGCGATCCTTTCCTGTCTATGCCATGCTCCTTCAAAAATCATGTCCATCTTCTACGAAAGTGCGGAAGAGCCTACAAAAAGCGCATTGACCGGGTTTGATCCGGTCACCGGGGCAGTTCATGAACTGCCCCGGTTTTATTCCCCTTACTCCCAACCCTCCAGTCGCTGGACCACCTCCGCGACGAACCAGTCCGCCGACGCGCCGTCCAGCACGCGGTGATCGAACGAAAACGACAGGTACACCATTGGGCGCACGGCGATGGCGTCGCTGTCCAGCACGACGACGCGTTTCTGGATCGCGCCCACGCCCAGGATGCCCGTCTGCGGCTGGCTGATGATCGGCGTGGCGAACAGGCTGCCCGCGACGCCGTGGTTGGTGATGGTAAACGTGCCGTCGCGCACCTCGTCGGGCGTGAGCGCGTTGGCGCGGGCGCGGGCGGCGAGATCGTTCACCTGCCGCGCGATGCCCGCCAGCGACAGCTCGTCGGCGTGCCGGATCACGGGCGCGATCAGCCCTTCATCCAACGCAACCGCCATGCCGATGTTGATGTCACGCTGGAGCAGGATGCCGTCGTCCGTCCAGCGGCTGTTCACGGCGGGAAACGCGCGCAGCGCCTCGGCGGTCGCCGCCACGAAGTACGCGGTGAAGGTCAGGTTGACC is a window encoding:
- a CDS encoding Crp/Fnr family transcriptional regulator is translated as MTNAASLSLPSSPLLSGLSESDVELLRQMLRPVTVAKGEAVYRAGEPLSTLYIVQSGQVNVLLKCQTGETEDTVVRTANPCDLLGELPSMAEDAPRATATAQAVKDSTLLALSRESIGAYLQSQVESLLRVLRTLDAGAQQIADEAPAPVANNIQRLANVMLFLAERDGRIDSGLVTSALRIKDVAMSIGASEEWVAGVLHDWSCQGIIGLTGGRRFLLHDVNALKALANRED
- a CDS encoding stage V sporulation protein S; the encoded protein is MQPSYPSRLAPAEIASDGHEPVDIIKVSARSRSTAVAGAIAGVVREHQRAEVQAIGAGAVNQAVKAVAIARGYLAEDQIDVIVIPFFTEVMIDDQERTAVRMVVEPR
- a CDS encoding cold shock domain-containing protein, producing MAAIIDTNRYEGTVKAYSTAEGTGIIEMLDGREATVRYSSIRGEGVRRLHRGAPVTFQLQETRRGLYAVCVQQD
- a CDS encoding ribonuclease J; translation: MSDKPLPLRIIPLGGLGEIGKNMTLFEYDNEGIIVDTGIMFPENDMLGIDYIIPDFRYIADRLDDDLTIHGIVITHGHEDHIGAIGHVLDAINAPVYATPLTGGLLEVKMVQAGHDHAVLNVFQAGDVLELGPFLVETFHVCHSIPDSVGLGIDTPVGLVVHSGDFKFDHTPVDGWPPDYAKLAEFSKRGVLALMSDSTNADRPGWTPSEATIDAGFDKVFHDAKGRIIVATFASLISRIQQVADAAQRYGRKMAVAGYSMTEYIKVASRLGYLNLPKDILINIEQAKKLPPREVVMMVTGSQGEPSAVLGRLANGNQRQFDLIPGDTVIMSAHPIPGNEELVQRTINKLIQRGANVIYDAIAPVHVSGHASQEELKLLINLIRPKFFIPVHGELRHLHRHAEIAQELGIPAENTCVVENGTEILLTADRMSAGERIPGGYVFVDGSGVGDIGPIVLRDRETLGRDGFLIAIVLIDKDTGQLVEAPEIISRGFVFLRDASELIESTQRLIEEIVDTHKRGSLLSNDIQDTLSKMFYNQTKRRPMVFAYVREV
- a CDS encoding peptidylprolyl isomerase — its product is MRLLQAHRYRTIQLLLLAVALMIVSAACAGDDAPASSDTANAAPPDVNVSDETGSDSAAAAQAVTPTTDPVMATVNGTPILVADFEIERDRRSMGMAIEPATADAFDQSVLQSMIDQVLIDQYAAQQGIEVTDEDVDAELAIQEQIAQQNDQTLEDLVAAQMYTVEEYREAIRDMLLWGRVSEAVTADVSPTSTQVHARHILVADEATARAIIDQLNQGADFAQLALQYSLDSSTAASGGDLAWVSLGDLLQPEVENAIFALPAGTLSQEPVQSSLGYHVVQTLEVVEDRPLDQAALARKKEQAFLDWLDAQRSAAIIEQHSGSVTGS